A stretch of the Sphingobacterium thalpophilum genome encodes the following:
- a CDS encoding sigma-54-dependent Fis family transcriptional regulator, translating into MKANKKICYPDGQDQQSISYYQKEREILLALGNDLTKVREKNDLIRLFKEGIKGLYFITHTIVTTVDYKDDTYSPFLLDNDGSPIRDHPRYMEMVNARFPLNEPFIQAVLNADKPVSFVLSDIMDSPESPAFLRVNFEKGVREILMAKLVREGRPIGFLHIYTNQENGFSQNFKDVIVGIIPQISSAVSNIVKNEELLKREKEKTFLLEFSSRVAAVRTKQELTETVRDVLKQLSPTGSFVIRRICGDTRSFTEPYIYNFGTHPVPKPKLDWFQSRLPLNDGLQNRILTSAIPLLFEVDREVQRGITSGYLRYWKSLGIKTFTGIRLRNGETNLGLLLLETAEINIPLLQSICAQISTAISNTLANEQLVKKQEEQSFLLDFSNDITQLRTKQDLHAAISRVLDKTLSTRLSMIRVIESDGIHLSPFMYDDALFADAKNDFGRMVNNLITIDEFYTSQVLASNDGLVFNVDEEIKKGNDYARLWKATGRRNMYGLPLRIGNKNIGTIWLLADQLNKMLIKGICSQISIAIDNIRANEQLLAYKKNLEIENDYLKEQIKTIYNFSEIIGSGEAMQQVYHLMALVAGSGTTVLVTGETGTGKELIARGIHTTSDRKDKVMVKVNCAALPAHLIESELFGHEKGAFTGAVERRIGKFELAHRSTLFLDEIGELPLEAQSKLLRIIQERELERIGGQHTIKVDVRLIAATNRNLEEEVKAGRFRADLYFRLNVFPIHLPALRERLEDIQQLTDFFIQKYSRNTGRKIKKIMPRAIQQLCSYSWPGNVRELEHLIERSILLSTSETIDHVDLPQLHVESRSDDFQFSNYSLDELERNYIIQVLRRCSGKISGPGSASEILKIPGNTLHSKIKKLHIKKNEYFV; encoded by the coding sequence ATGAAAGCAAACAAAAAGATCTGTTATCCAGATGGTCAGGACCAGCAGAGCATTTCATATTACCAAAAAGAACGGGAAATTCTCTTGGCGTTAGGCAATGATTTGACTAAAGTCCGGGAAAAAAATGACCTCATTCGGCTTTTTAAGGAAGGTATAAAAGGGCTATATTTTATTACCCATACTATTGTGACAACTGTCGACTACAAAGACGATACCTACAGTCCCTTTCTTCTTGACAACGATGGATCGCCTATTCGGGATCACCCGCGTTATATGGAGATGGTAAACGCTCGCTTTCCTCTCAATGAACCGTTTATTCAGGCTGTATTAAACGCTGATAAGCCTGTGTCGTTTGTGTTATCGGATATTATGGATAGTCCTGAGAGTCCTGCATTTTTACGGGTCAATTTTGAAAAAGGTGTACGGGAAATATTAATGGCGAAATTGGTGCGAGAAGGACGTCCTATCGGTTTTCTACACATTTATACTAATCAGGAAAATGGTTTTAGCCAAAATTTTAAAGATGTCATTGTCGGCATTATTCCCCAGATATCGAGTGCAGTTTCTAACATTGTAAAAAATGAGGAGCTGCTGAAGAGAGAAAAAGAGAAGACGTTTCTGCTCGAATTCAGCAGCAGGGTGGCCGCTGTTCGTACAAAGCAAGAGCTAACGGAAACGGTCCGGGATGTGTTGAAACAGCTTAGTCCCACAGGTAGTTTTGTTATTAGGCGGATTTGCGGCGATACAAGATCTTTTACCGAGCCATACATTTATAATTTTGGCACACATCCCGTGCCGAAGCCGAAATTGGATTGGTTCCAATCCAGGCTACCCTTAAATGATGGGTTACAGAATCGTATTCTAACAAGCGCGATTCCTTTGCTATTTGAGGTCGATCGCGAAGTTCAGCGTGGCATTACCTCTGGCTATCTCCGCTACTGGAAGTCATTGGGCATAAAGACATTCACAGGGATACGGTTGCGAAATGGTGAGACAAATTTAGGCCTGTTATTGTTGGAAACTGCAGAAATCAATATCCCCTTACTGCAGAGCATCTGTGCACAGATCTCTACAGCTATTTCCAATACCTTGGCCAATGAGCAATTGGTAAAAAAGCAGGAAGAGCAGTCTTTTCTATTGGATTTCAGCAATGATATTACTCAGTTAAGGACAAAGCAGGATTTGCATGCAGCCATCAGTAGGGTATTGGACAAAACACTGTCTACGAGATTGTCGATGATTCGTGTTATCGAATCAGATGGCATTCACCTCTCTCCCTTTATGTATGATGATGCGCTATTTGCCGATGCTAAAAATGACTTTGGAAGAATGGTAAACAATCTGATTACGATAGACGAATTTTACACTTCCCAAGTACTGGCCAGTAATGACGGCCTCGTGTTTAATGTGGATGAGGAAATAAAAAAAGGGAACGATTACGCCCGATTATGGAAGGCTACAGGGCGGAGAAATATGTATGGCTTGCCATTGCGTATCGGTAACAAGAATATTGGTACAATATGGTTATTAGCTGATCAGCTCAATAAAATGCTCATTAAGGGCATATGTTCACAGATCTCTATTGCTATCGATAACATTCGTGCTAATGAGCAGCTACTGGCGTACAAAAAAAATCTGGAGATAGAGAATGATTATTTAAAGGAGCAGATCAAGACGATCTATAATTTTTCTGAAATTATAGGCAGTGGAGAAGCTATGCAGCAGGTCTATCACCTGATGGCGCTTGTAGCGGGCTCCGGTACCACCGTTCTGGTTACCGGAGAGACAGGGACAGGAAAGGAATTGATCGCAAGGGGTATTCATACGACTTCGGACCGAAAAGATAAAGTCATGGTTAAGGTAAATTGCGCTGCCTTACCTGCTCATTTAATCGAAAGTGAATTGTTTGGGCACGAAAAAGGAGCATTTACAGGTGCTGTTGAACGCCGTATAGGCAAATTTGAACTAGCACACCGAAGCACACTTTTTTTGGATGAGATCGGAGAACTTCCTTTGGAAGCACAATCAAAATTGTTACGCATCATACAGGAACGCGAACTAGAGAGGATTGGGGGGCAACATACCATTAAAGTCGATGTACGACTTATCGCTGCTACTAATCGCAATCTGGAGGAAGAAGTAAAAGCAGGGCGGTTTAGGGCCGACCTATATTTCCGTCTAAATGTTTTTCCGATTCACTTACCTGCGCTTCGTGAGCGACTTGAAGATATCCAACAGCTAACCGATTTTTTTATACAGAAATATAGCCGTAATACGGGACGTAAAATTAAGAAAATAATGCCACGGGCAATTCAGCAGCTGTGTAGTTATAGCTGGCCTGGAAATGTGCGTGAGCTTGAACATTTGATCGAAAGATCCATTCTTTTGAGCACATCAGAGACAATTGACCATGTTGACCTTCCACAGTTACATGTCGAGTCTAGATCAGACGATTTTCAATTTTCAAACTATTCGCTTGATGAGTTGGAGCGCAATTATATTATTCAGGTACTAAGACGCTGTTCGGGGAAGATTTCCGGTCCGGGAAGTGCTTCTGAAATTCTGAAAATTCCCGGTAACACCTTGCATTCGAAAATCAAAAAATTACACATTAAGAAAAACGAGTACTTCGTATAG
- a CDS encoding SDR family oxidoreductase: MKILVIGGTGLIGTKTVAKLRGLGHEVIAASPNTGINTITGEGLAEAVNGAEVVIDLANSPSFADKEVMDFFETSGKNLLAAEINAGVKHHIALSVVGTSRLQASGYFRAKQVQENLIVESGIPYTIIHSTQFLEFLGGIVASSQDGNVINLSTARIQPIAAEDVSSFVTEFALGQPVHGIVEIGGPEQFELANLVKEYLVKTKSPKQVVGNKDALYFGSPLEEFTLIPAEGAKLGKLTFEEWFRLNAQK; this comes from the coding sequence ATGAAAATTTTAGTCATTGGAGGTACTGGGCTGATCGGAACAAAAACCGTCGCAAAGTTAAGAGGCTTAGGGCATGAAGTTATTGCGGCATCACCTAATACAGGTATCAATACGATTACAGGCGAAGGCTTAGCGGAAGCAGTAAATGGCGCCGAAGTTGTAATCGACCTAGCCAATTCTCCGTCCTTTGCGGATAAGGAAGTGATGGATTTTTTTGAAACTTCTGGAAAGAATTTGTTAGCCGCAGAGATCAATGCGGGAGTCAAGCATCATATTGCCTTGTCTGTTGTAGGCACGAGCAGACTCCAAGCAAGTGGTTATTTTAGAGCGAAGCAAGTGCAGGAAAATCTAATTGTGGAAAGCGGAATTCCTTATACGATTATACATTCTACACAATTTCTTGAGTTTTTGGGCGGCATCGTTGCATCCTCACAGGACGGCAATGTGATCAATTTGTCGACCGCACGTATACAGCCTATCGCAGCTGAGGATGTCTCTTCTTTTGTTACCGAGTTTGCACTTGGTCAGCCAGTTCATGGAATCGTTGAAATTGGAGGACCTGAACAATTTGAGTTAGCAAATTTAGTTAAAGAATATTTGGTCAAAACCAAGAGCCCCAAACAAGTTGTAGGGAATAAAGACGCCTTATATTTTGGTTCGCCCTTGGAAGAGTTTACGTTAATACCTGCTGAAGGGGCGAAATTGGGTAAGCTTACGTTCGAAGAATGGTTCCGTCTGAACGCTCAGAAATAG
- a CDS encoding leucine-rich repeat domain-containing protein yields the protein MYEPKADSGELYDEFTVQLKGSPLQKGETGTWSIEKGKIVEDYVKIEDPNNPNSLFKGIPGEEYRLTWSVTNAGTTRKVDVIIKIPELNIEIQENTPASFRTILHFAVDPKYKGKWSIDKPYGHLNSTYHDGWARPVEENPTIELHGYANTNYEVTYTMSYAGKSYQFTKKVQTGDYQENEALSELQMGRGGRVIEDKDGHIIEINMQASGIAHRFNEPDLFPALKAFKYLRKLILGGSSLKDVPTIFGDHYLALEELSLDRVGYYLTIPQNFGNLTKLKSFHLTPMRSPDLGYTVVLPKTFGNLKSLETLIMRYVGNVDFNGTLGKLTNLKHFDCFVTQIPKDFGNLTKLVSTEILAQQAYIPSSLSECRNLRFARFNFVYPGSSPVTLPSDIDNLTKLDTLEIYGNSRLQYLPQSFGNLKSLKQLWIEGETLQSIPDNIGNLSNLRFWLVGGKFKTLPASIGNLKNLEDLWLSPSVEKLPDEFGGLSNLSYLNMESSKLSSLPETFGQLKKLKEINARASAITHFPNSFGQLDGLLKLDFNYSKLEKFPVQICALKNVNNVILNGTYLGRIPDEIYSMRSGVVFSLYQCTGMDYDQLKEITTKRDGIVFYY from the coding sequence GTGTATGAGCCCAAAGCTGATTCAGGTGAACTATATGACGAATTCACAGTGCAGCTTAAAGGTAGCCCCTTGCAAAAAGGGGAGACTGGCACATGGAGCATCGAAAAGGGCAAGATTGTAGAAGATTATGTGAAAATTGAAGATCCTAATAATCCCAATTCACTTTTTAAAGGAATACCTGGTGAAGAATATCGCTTAACCTGGTCAGTCACCAATGCAGGGACAACCCGTAAAGTAGATGTAATAATTAAAATTCCGGAACTTAATATTGAAATTCAAGAAAATACTCCTGCCTCTTTCAGGACAATTCTGCACTTTGCCGTTGATCCAAAATATAAAGGAAAATGGTCTATAGATAAACCCTATGGCCACTTAAATAGCACATATCACGATGGTTGGGCAAGACCCGTAGAAGAAAACCCTACGATCGAGTTGCATGGTTATGCCAATACGAACTATGAGGTTACCTATACGATGAGTTACGCCGGAAAAAGCTATCAGTTTACAAAAAAGGTTCAAACAGGAGACTATCAGGAAAACGAAGCGTTAAGTGAACTTCAGATGGGACGGGGAGGACGTGTTATTGAGGATAAGGATGGACATATTATCGAAATAAATATGCAGGCTTCAGGTATTGCCCATCGTTTTAATGAACCAGATCTCTTTCCGGCACTTAAAGCCTTTAAATATCTAAGGAAGCTTATTTTAGGCGGGTCCTCACTGAAGGACGTTCCTACTATTTTTGGCGATCATTATCTAGCACTTGAAGAACTCAGTTTAGATAGAGTTGGCTATTATCTTACCATTCCTCAGAATTTTGGGAATCTGACCAAACTGAAATCATTTCACCTGACACCAATGCGAAGCCCTGATCTGGGGTATACCGTGGTTTTGCCAAAAACTTTCGGGAACTTAAAGTCGCTCGAAACTCTTATTATGCGATATGTCGGCAATGTAGATTTCAATGGTACGTTGGGCAAACTCACAAATCTAAAGCATTTTGATTGTTTTGTCACCCAGATACCTAAAGATTTTGGTAACCTGACGAAACTGGTTTCTACGGAAATTCTAGCACAGCAGGCTTATATACCTTCAAGTTTGAGTGAATGCCGTAATTTGAGGTTTGCACGTTTCAATTTTGTTTATCCTGGATCATCACCAGTCACCTTACCTTCGGATATCGATAATTTGACAAAGTTGGACACATTAGAAATTTATGGAAACAGCAGGCTTCAGTATCTGCCCCAATCTTTTGGAAACCTTAAGAGCTTAAAGCAACTTTGGATTGAAGGGGAAACGCTTCAATCCATCCCTGATAATATTGGAAATTTGTCCAATCTTAGGTTCTGGTTAGTAGGCGGTAAGTTTAAAACCTTACCGGCCTCAATAGGCAATTTGAAAAATTTAGAAGATCTTTGGCTATCCCCTTCCGTAGAGAAGCTTCCAGATGAATTTGGCGGCTTGAGCAATCTATCCTATCTCAATATGGAAAGCAGTAAATTGAGCAGCCTTCCTGAAACATTTGGACAGCTCAAGAAACTCAAGGAAATTAATGCGCGTGCATCTGCAATAACGCATTTTCCAAATAGTTTTGGACAATTGGATGGTCTGCTAAAGCTGGATTTCAATTATAGCAAACTTGAGAAGTTTCCTGTACAAATCTGTGCATTAAAAAATGTGAATAATGTTATTTTAAATGGTACATATCTGGGGCGAATTCCTGATGAAATCTATTCAATGCGCTCGGGCGTAGTTTTCTCATTGTATCAGTGCACGGGTATGGATTATGATCAATTGAAAGAGATTACAACAAAAAGGGATGGTATTGTATTTTATTACTAA
- a CDS encoding YidH family protein — MANSIVQKKVSDHLANERTFLAWIRTSLGIMGFGFVVVKFSLFIRQIELVLKTGEVTQSHHGYSGVVGVTIVIIGALTVLLAFVKYRNTNRQIEDENFAQSSFGITITAVLIFIIGIILSWYLIDSL; from the coding sequence ATGGCAAATAGTATTGTGCAAAAAAAAGTGAGTGACCACCTAGCTAATGAAAGAACATTTTTGGCGTGGATCCGAACAAGTTTGGGCATTATGGGCTTCGGATTTGTGGTTGTTAAGTTTTCGCTCTTTATTCGTCAGATCGAGTTGGTTCTGAAAACAGGAGAGGTCACACAGTCTCATCATGGGTATTCAGGGGTTGTAGGTGTGACCATTGTGATTATTGGTGCATTGACAGTCCTATTGGCATTCGTTAAGTACCGTAATACAAATAGGCAAATCGAAGATGAAAATTTTGCTCAGAGCTCTTTCGGGATTACTATTACAGCAGTATTGATTTTCATTATCGGGATTATTTTGAGTTGGTATCTTATCGATAGTCTGTAA
- a CDS encoding fibronectin type III domain-containing protein — MKRVTFCYCGRLFFLFLILLVWGCSKKENIVNKPDEYIEKAEKLNTLNLTVSAASKDLIELSWDKVNSSHFKPVSYAIYADDKLVVKDLSITKYSLINLQANKDYKIRVVASSEAGATQEQTIDAKTVGGSSIGQSVYVEYKIHTQSRLTGNNSIRLLADGGHLICTFLQHEGGETNFKLIIYRTNNKGQIIWYRLIQDLGYFDLQPHVLLPSKEDEAIIIIKHDIYVLDRNKGVLKKDKPTTISLSPNDYVLSAQFDASQNLILGTAGGELLKVTANDFKPVWKRKNSVVGIASIQFDKEQRIYYSLLDSEATKIKVQKTDREGNVLATFEFDGKLPGDYERQYHMPILLKDKNDIFYIWGFDFYFYSLRYIKFDKNGEVKAKLNEYVNLKPAGAFFDHDNHIVVYGQEEGSGIATYGTINKYDTDLNLLSTLKYPQLEMHMFKNVTQNVDNSYNLFFYYIQTWSYENFNFIYIKTKSDGQL, encoded by the coding sequence ATGAAAAGAGTAACTTTCTGTTATTGTGGGCGACTATTTTTCTTATTTCTTATTTTATTGGTTTGGGGCTGTTCTAAAAAAGAGAATATTGTAAATAAACCTGATGAATATATAGAAAAAGCGGAGAAATTAAATACCTTAAATCTTACGGTAAGCGCCGCAAGCAAAGATCTTATCGAGTTATCCTGGGATAAGGTAAATAGCTCGCATTTTAAACCAGTTTCCTATGCTATTTATGCAGACGACAAACTGGTCGTGAAAGACCTTAGCATTACAAAATATAGCTTGATCAATCTTCAGGCTAATAAAGACTATAAAATCCGTGTCGTCGCAAGTTCAGAGGCAGGTGCAACCCAAGAGCAAACAATAGATGCAAAGACCGTCGGTGGTAGCTCGATTGGTCAAAGCGTATATGTCGAATACAAAATTCATACACAGTCACGTCTTACAGGCAATAATAGCATCCGTCTCTTGGCAGATGGCGGACATTTGATTTGTACATTTTTACAGCACGAAGGGGGAGAGACCAATTTTAAACTGATTATATACCGTACGAATAATAAAGGCCAGATCATATGGTACCGTCTGATTCAGGACCTAGGTTATTTTGACTTACAACCTCATGTCTTACTGCCTTCCAAAGAAGATGAAGCTATCATCATTATTAAACATGATATCTATGTCCTTGACCGGAATAAAGGTGTTCTTAAAAAGGACAAGCCCACTACAATCAGTTTGTCTCCGAATGACTATGTATTGTCAGCGCAGTTTGATGCATCTCAAAATCTTATTTTGGGAACAGCTGGAGGTGAACTGTTAAAAGTAACTGCCAATGATTTTAAACCTGTTTGGAAACGTAAAAACAGTGTCGTGGGGATTGCTTCCATTCAGTTTGACAAAGAACAGCGCATCTATTATAGTCTACTCGATTCCGAAGCAACAAAAATTAAAGTTCAAAAAACAGATCGTGAAGGCAATGTGTTGGCTACATTTGAATTTGATGGGAAGCTTCCCGGTGATTACGAACGCCAATACCACATGCCTATCTTGCTGAAGGATAAAAATGATATTTTTTACATATGGGGCTTTGATTTTTATTTCTATTCATTAAGGTATATCAAATTTGATAAGAATGGTGAGGTCAAAGCAAAACTAAACGAATATGTCAACCTGAAGCCTGCAGGTGCTTTTTTTGATCATGATAACCATATCGTGGTATATGGACAGGAGGAAGGTAGTGGAATAGCGACATACGGTACCATAAATAAATATGATACTGATCTTAATCTCCTGTCGACGCTAAAATATCCTCAGTTGGAAATGCATATGTTCAAAAATGTGACCCAAAATGTCGATAATTCGTACAACTTGTTTTTCTATTACATACAGACATGGTCTTATGAGAATTTTAATTTCATTTATATTAAAACAAAATCAGATGGGCAACTTTAA
- a CDS encoding DUF6984 family protein, whose translation MGSLHVIIEEEDHRRPGGVLADMNAHDVDGMYLLISVIVDTDDNFYELDILKVIFLL comes from the coding sequence ATGGGTAGCCTCCATGTAATTATAGAAGAAGAGGATCACAGGCGTCCAGGTGGTGTGCTAGCCGATATGAATGCTCATGATGTTGATGGAATGTATCTGCTTATCTCTGTTATAGTGGATACTGATGATAATTTTTATGAATTAGATATTTTAAAGGTGATTTTTCTCCTTTGA
- a CDS encoding succinate dehydrogenase cytochrome b subunit, with protein sequence MNGFYKTFTSSIGRKFTMALSGLFLISFLLVHMSVNALIFYNDGGVTFTIGAHFMATNPVIRSLEIVLIIGFILHIIQGLLLWKKNREARPIKYAYPLATPKVTWYSKSMTLLGTLLLLFLVVHTSNFWIPNRMHQFRYDEELPLFDMMLEKFSNPVEVLIYLLGCVSLFWHLLHGFNSAFTSLGISHRRYNRFIKWMGISFSVVVPFVLFLMPLSIYFKWIN encoded by the coding sequence ATGAACGGCTTTTATAAAACGTTTACGAGCTCAATAGGCCGAAAATTCACTATGGCATTGAGCGGACTTTTTCTCATCAGTTTTTTGCTGGTACATATGTCAGTAAATGCCCTCATATTTTATAATGACGGTGGTGTTACCTTTACCATTGGTGCACATTTCATGGCTACAAATCCAGTTATCCGGTCTTTGGAGATCGTTCTTATCATTGGATTTATACTCCATATAATACAAGGATTACTCTTGTGGAAAAAGAATCGAGAAGCGCGTCCCATTAAATATGCTTATCCACTAGCAACTCCTAAGGTTACATGGTATAGCAAAAGTATGACTCTATTGGGTACACTTTTGCTTCTGTTTTTAGTGGTCCATACCTCCAACTTCTGGATTCCCAATCGTATGCATCAGTTCCGTTATGACGAAGAGTTACCACTATTTGATATGATGCTGGAGAAGTTTAGTAACCCTGTCGAAGTGCTGATTTATTTATTGGGTTGTGTATCCTTATTCTGGCACCTATTACATGGTTTCAATAGTGCTTTCACTTCATTAGGTATATCCCACCGGCGGTATAATAGATTTATAAAATGGATGGGCATAAGCTTCTCAGTTGTGGTGCCATTCGTGCTGTTTTTAATGCCATTGTCCATTTATTTTAAGTGGATAAATTAA
- a CDS encoding DUF6377 domain-containing protein, with translation MYRPVACALLIVISVILCKAGTEQDTSLIQLLQMIDKKEEFMAIKEVRIDDLVRRLQKSTNNTSAQYELNKLLYQEYASYKLDSAIIYARGNVKLAERSGDSFQINESNLDLASFYFTAGMYIDAYKILVTADKNKLPRELLIKYYDAWKRLYKFYSFSNTDDRQYAIRSDHYRDSLLGELDTTGSQYRIVYAEKLHDEGKFEEAKKTLMYMLDLSQKEDHEHAILCYALANIYEKEGNVDLQRKYLTLSAISDIKNAIKENASMQALATLLYKSNHIEEAYSCIKSSMEDAIFCNARFRTYEASQIFPIINSAYQENELQQKAKLTIFLTIVSILSLCLVIAVILIYRQMKRVNRVRRELFELNQKLQVLNHQLNTANDELHTTNSEVLSMNSELAESNHIKEAYIGEFLNLCSLYIDKLEKFQISLNKMVMAKKIEELKQMLKSRDMIDHEVKELYATFDHVFLHLYPNFVEDFNALLVADMQVVLKPNEVLSPELRIFALIRLGITDSAKIARFLHYSTNTIYTYRTKFRNKAAVPREDFDELVTKIGRKALKY, from the coding sequence ATGTATAGACCTGTCGCATGTGCCCTATTGATTGTCATATCGGTTATCCTATGTAAAGCAGGAACCGAACAGGATACGTCGTTGATACAACTGCTGCAGATGATCGACAAAAAGGAAGAGTTTATGGCCATCAAAGAAGTGAGAATAGACGACTTGGTACGACGGCTTCAGAAATCAACAAATAACACTTCCGCACAATACGAATTAAACAAGCTTCTTTACCAAGAATATGCTTCCTATAAACTAGATTCTGCGATTATATATGCTAGGGGAAATGTAAAATTAGCAGAAAGGAGTGGCGATTCCTTCCAGATCAATGAAAGTAATCTGGATCTTGCTTCATTTTACTTCACAGCAGGTATGTATATTGACGCCTATAAAATATTGGTCACTGCAGATAAGAACAAGCTTCCTAGGGAACTATTGATCAAGTATTATGATGCGTGGAAAAGACTCTATAAATTTTATTCATTTTCAAATACCGATGATCGGCAGTATGCCATTCGGAGTGACCACTATCGCGATTCGCTTTTAGGTGAACTGGATACGACAGGTAGTCAATACCGTATTGTTTATGCCGAAAAGCTCCATGATGAAGGCAAATTTGAGGAAGCGAAAAAGACGTTGATGTATATGCTTGATCTTTCCCAAAAAGAGGATCATGAACATGCCATCTTATGTTATGCCCTGGCAAATATCTACGAAAAGGAAGGCAATGTTGACCTTCAGCGCAAGTATTTGACGCTGTCGGCGATTAGCGACATTAAAAATGCCATCAAGGAAAATGCCTCGATGCAGGCATTAGCGACCTTATTGTATAAATCAAATCATATTGAAGAAGCCTATAGCTGTATTAAATCTTCTATGGAGGACGCTATTTTCTGTAATGCCCGTTTCCGGACCTATGAAGCTTCCCAAATTTTTCCGATCATAAACTCAGCTTATCAAGAAAACGAATTACAACAAAAGGCAAAATTGACCATCTTTCTAACGATTGTTAGTATCCTATCATTGTGCCTCGTTATAGCAGTTATTTTGATATACAGACAGATGAAGCGGGTAAATCGCGTCCGTAGAGAGCTCTTCGAACTCAATCAAAAATTGCAGGTGCTCAATCATCAATTGAATACTGCCAATGACGAACTTCATACCACCAATAGTGAAGTGCTGTCTATGAATAGCGAGTTGGCAGAAAGCAATCATATCAAAGAAGCCTATATCGGTGAGTTCCTCAACCTATGCTCCTTATATATTGATAAGCTCGAAAAATTCCAGATTTCACTCAACAAGATGGTCATGGCCAAGAAGATCGAAGAGCTCAAGCAGATGCTTAAATCACGCGATATGATCGACCATGAAGTAAAAGAATTATATGCCACTTTTGATCATGTATTTTTGCATTTGTATCCGAACTTTGTAGAGGATTTCAACGCACTATTAGTCGCAGATATGCAAGTTGTCTTGAAGCCAAATGAAGTACTGAGCCCGGAGCTACGTATTTTTGCATTGATACGTTTGGGTATTACGGACAGTGCAAAGATAGCCCGTTTCCTACACTATTCAACCAATACTATTTATACCTATCGGACCAAATTCAGAAACAAAGCTGCTGTTCCGCGCGAAGATTTTGATGAATTGGTCACAAAAATAGGTCGAAAAGCCCTGAAATATTGA
- a CDS encoding tetratricopeptide repeat protein, whose translation MTKKLLFAFMPKYGWGALLIGAILSFMPTPYHRFGMLALNYSFLLMASAIALIAHEWGHWFFTRLVGEYPKRIVIGTGHMLMRTHFFKSKLNLNSEFQGGHVILNIRDDKYYNLRTFVAVLGGPVVNMAIGITIITLVPFTIDFTETIAFSILFGYLQLLVGLGNLLPLRKKINGFPTDLDGRIILNILRGKYKREMSHEAINLSLEGQDYVLEHQYDKALAQFQQCLQICSESVPSITYSLKLNIALCRTHLGDFDEALLLLKEIEDHLTMKEVEPLAGYLYNLYANIYLVQNDIEKATSFGTKALHLLPEFDPVRHTWGCLLIENEEWDRGEEVLSPQMNFDYVNSETLLAAMYLSLVYHRKGKPIKKERCWEFVQHHLAELNFVDKVIYDRVKLKLAAP comes from the coding sequence ATGACTAAAAAATTATTATTTGCGTTCATGCCCAAATATGGTTGGGGGGCCCTCCTTATCGGAGCCATTTTATCGTTTATGCCCACACCATATCATCGCTTCGGAATGCTGGCATTAAACTATTCCTTCCTTCTGATGGCTAGTGCGATCGCTTTAATTGCCCACGAGTGGGGACATTGGTTTTTTACAAGACTGGTAGGTGAATATCCGAAACGTATTGTTATCGGTACAGGACATATGCTGATGCGTACGCACTTCTTCAAAAGTAAGCTGAATCTTAATTCCGAGTTTCAAGGAGGTCACGTTATCCTCAATATCAGGGATGACAAGTATTACAACCTTAGGACATTTGTAGCTGTATTGGGTGGACCTGTGGTCAATATGGCTATCGGAATTACCATTATAACCCTGGTTCCATTTACAATAGATTTTACAGAAACTATTGCTTTTTCCATATTGTTTGGTTATTTACAGCTACTCGTTGGTCTAGGGAATCTATTGCCATTGAGAAAAAAAATAAATGGCTTTCCAACAGACCTAGATGGTCGCATTATTTTGAACATACTGCGAGGGAAATATAAAAGAGAGATGAGTCATGAGGCTATTAACCTGAGCCTGGAAGGACAGGATTATGTGCTAGAGCATCAATATGATAAGGCATTGGCGCAATTTCAACAATGTCTTCAGATCTGTTCGGAATCCGTGCCGTCTATTACCTACTCCCTCAAATTGAATATTGCACTATGCCGCACCCATCTTGGGGATTTTGACGAAGCATTGCTCCTTCTGAAAGAAATAGAGGATCACTTAACGATGAAGGAAGTCGAACCTTTGGCGGGATATCTTTATAATCTCTATGCGAATATTTACTTGGTTCAGAATGATATCGAGAAAGCTACTTCCTTTGGGACCAAGGCTCTTCACCTGCTACCAGAATTTGATCCAGTCCGCCATACCTGGGGATGTCTTTTGATCGAAAATGAAGAATGGGACCGTGGTGAGGAAGTATTGTCGCCGCAAATGAATTTTGATTATGTAAACAGTGAAACATTACTAGCCGCCATGTACTTATCTTTAGTCTATCATCGCAAGGGAAAACCAATAAAAAAGGAACGTTGTTGGGAATTTGTGCAACATCATCTGGCTGAACTAAACTTTGTAGACAAAGTGATATATGATCGTGTAAAGCTAAAACTGGCAGCGCCATAG